One window of the Cydia fagiglandana chromosome 22, ilCydFagi1.1, whole genome shotgun sequence genome contains the following:
- the LOC134675612 gene encoding U3 small nucleolar ribonucleoprotein protein MPP10, which translates to MEDILDKFNTFTEKPVKFLTVQKDVKDDITSLVKSLYDLTKSEEISDGNKRKGSALPKLIVKDFDEEQIWQQIDLQNAQCWDQLVWDVANSISTKKDLTFPVKIKDEEDESQDEEMETKSQSEEELEEREEKSKTKNKKSQKSNLNKKTRGSIVDDQFFKLNEMEQFLLQEEKEKKVASDSEDSIDLFDDVDDESGEEDAQGMYNDFFDNEDGDDDEGDQDDSGNDDDRDHEEEKSEVKDKKSKKKDKKVRFAAMEDSESDDESAVENDEANTKKDNNMDEHKSDFEHRQDRLKQTINRLEEKMLKEAPWQLKGEVDAVKRPQNSLLEEVVDFDLTSRPPPIITEQTTVTLEDIIRQRIKDKAWDDVEKKEKPVDDQLQFRKTEIIDQSKSKLSLAQVYEAEYLKQKQAASGEKEEEEEPEAHKEVKEAMKKLFAKLDALCHYHYTPRAPQAEVKIVSNTPAISMEEVAPVATSDAALLAPEEVKKKRRGDLMSKEERSSTDKKRERRKKKQLQRKKGTVVKVTEHRNTTKGVEANDKSLKTSKAFFQQLNDEATSIIKKKRKNKGQ; encoded by the coding sequence ATGGAGGATATTCTCGATAAGTTCAACACGTTCACTGAAAAGCCGGTCAAGTTTTTGACGGTCCAAAAAGATGTTAAAGACGACATCACGAGTTTGGTTAAATCTCTTTACGACCTTACAAAATCGGAAGAAATTAGTGATGGAAACAAGAGAAAAGGCTCTGCTCTGCCTAAATTGATAGTGAAAGATTTCGATGAAGAGCAGATATGGCAACAAATCGATCTGCAAAACGCGCAGTGTTGGGATCAACTCGTATGGGACGTAGCTAACAGCATATCAACAAAGAAAGATCTTACCTTCCCTGTGAAGATCAAAGACGAAGAAGATGAGTCTCAAGATGAAGAAATGGAGACCAAAAGCCAATCAGAGGAAGAACTAGAAGAAAGGGAAGAAAAATCTAagactaaaaataaaaagtcaCAGAAGTCTAATCTAAACAAGAAGACTAGAGGTTCAATAGTTGATGATCAATTTTTCAAATTGAATGAAATGGAGCAGTTTCTCCTTCAGGAAGAAAAGGAAAAGAAAGTGGCATCTGACTCTGAAGATTCAATAGACTTATTTGACGATGTTGATGATGAATCTGGTGAAGAAGATGCTCAAGGCATGTATAATGATTTCTTTGATAATGAAGATGGTGACGATGATGAAGGTGATCAAGATGACAGTGGAAATGATGATGACAGAGACCATGAAGAAGAGAAATCTGAAGTTAAAGATAAAAAGTCTAAGAAAAAGGATAAAAAAGTCAGGTTTGCTGCTATGGAAGATAGCGAGTCTGATGATGAGAGCGCTGTTGAAAATGATGAGGCAAACACTAAAAAGGATAACAATATGGATGAGCATAAGTCAGATTTTGAGCATAGACAAGACCGTCTAAAGCAAACTATTAATAGACTTGAAGAAAAAATGCTTAAAGAAGCACCCTGGCAGTTAAAAGGAGAGGTAGATGCAGTAAAGAGACCACAAAATTCCTTATTAGAGGAGGTTGTTGATTTTGATTTAACATCTCGACCACCACCTATCATTACTGAGCAAACCACAGTTACTCTCGAAGATATCATAAGGCAAAGAATCAAAGATAAGGCATGGGATGATgtagaaaagaaagaaaaaccAGTTGATGACCAGCTACAATTCCGTAAAACGGAAATCATTGATCAGTCAAAGAGCAAGCTGAGTCTCGCTCAAGTTTACGAAGCGGAGTATTTAAAGCAGAAGCAAGCAGCGTCAGGAgagaaggaagaagaagaagaaccgGAAGCGCATAAAGAAGTTAAAGAAGCGATGAAGAAATTGTTCGCTAAACTTGATGCTCTCTGCCATTACCACTACACACCTAGAGCGCCACAAGCAGAAGTTAAGATTGTTAGTAACACTCCAGCTATATCCATGGAAGAGGTTGCTCCGGTTGCTACCAGCGACGCGGCCTTACTTGCTCCAGAAGAAGTCAAGAAGAAGCGTAGAGGCGACTTAATGAGTAAAGAAGAGAGAAGCTCAACAGACAAGAAGAGAGAACGAAGGAAGAAAAAGCAACTGCAGCGTAAGAAGGGCACCGTTGTTAAGGTTACGGAGCATAGGAATACTACGAAGGGAGTGGAAGCGAATGATAAGTCTTTAAAGACTTCAAAGGCATTCTTCCAGCAGTTGAATGATGAAGCAACGAGTATAATTAAGAAAAAACGTAAAAATAAAGGACAATAA
- the LOC134675573 gene encoding nuclear receptor subfamily 2 group C member 2-like isoform X3, which produces MDGQDQMEMKFSGGSEVGGLELCIVCGDRASGRHYGAISCEGCKGFFKRSIRKKLGYQCRGSMNCEVTKHHRNRCQYCRLQKCLACGMRSDSVQHERKPIVDKVKPERGEGLHERQAYSKLLGLAGQQGQINPKEEPSEFGAVSPAAPAINFALAAAVAFNKGNPVPGYLGAGDMEGARRQQLLLQTQLAKNLFKMGQFGAINEYLQSAYAAPEAPLAPQADAPQPEVVDPSAVLSTPESLTLHMALPGGAPPHLRLHAVCEAGARLLAAISRWLLAIPAARALPFEIQVTLLKKCWPELFVLGLAKLSSALQLTALLPQMVAHLQAVLRERAGNTECERERGAEITTADYSDERVSEVSSMLSRLQQYIGNMEQLRVSEREHAHLRALCLFSPDGAPDFLSKKLRELQSSVLRSLRALCAADEERCATLLLQLPVLRAFTGPFLEDVFFVGFVGDVSIDDVVPYLLNAER; this is translated from the exons ATGGATGGTCAGGACCAGATGGAGATGAAATTCAGCGGCGGCAGTGAAGTCGGCGGGTTGGAGCTCTGCATTGTCTGTGGAGATAGAGCGTCTGGGAGGCACTATGGAGCTATCAGTTGTGAAG GTTGCAAAGGCTTCTTCAAGCGGAGCATCCGCAAGAAGCTGGGCTACCAATGTCGGGGCAGCATGAACTGCGAGGTGACCAAGCACCACCGTAACCGCTGCCAGTACTGCAGGCTGCAGAAGTGCCTCGCCTGCGGGATGCGGAGTGACT CGGTTCAGCATGAGAGGAAGCCGATCGTGGACAAGGTGAAGCCCGAGCGCGGCGAGGGTCTCCACGAGCGGCAGGCCTACTCTAAGCTGCTGGGTTTGGCTGGGCAGCAGGGACAG ATAAATCCAAAAGAAGAGCCGAGCGAATTCGGTGCGGTGTCGCCCGCAGCGCCTGCGATCAACTtcgcgctcgccgccgccgtcgccttCAACAAGGGGAACCCAG TGCCGGGCTATTTGGGCGCCGGCGACATGGAGGGCGCGCGGCGGCAACAACTCCTCCTGCAGACACAGCTTGCTAAAAACCTTTTCAAGATGGGACAATTCG GAGCTATCAATGAGTACCTGCAGTCCGCGTACGCGGCCCCGGAGGCGCCTCTCGCGCCCCAAGCTGATGCTCCACAACCTGaag TGGTGGACCCTTCAGCAGTCCTCTCAACCCCGGAGTCCCTGACATTACACATGGCACTTCCTGGAGGCGCACCGCCCCATCTAAGACTGCATGCAGTATGCGAGGCAGGGGCTAGACTTCTGGCCGCTATCAGTCGCTGGTTGCTGGCTATACCTGCTGCGAGGGCTTTACC ATTCGAGATCCAAGTGACCCTGCTCAAGAAATGCTGGCCCGAGCTTTTCGTACTAGGGCTGGCCAAGTTGTCGTCAGCATTGCAGCTgactgcattgctgccgcaGATGGTAGCGCACCTGCAGGCCGTGCTGCGCGAGCGAGCAGGCAACACTGAGTGCGAGAGAGAACGCGGCGCCGAG ATAACTACTGCGGATTATTCTGACGAGCGAGTATCTGAAGTGAGCAGCATGCTGTCTCGCTTGCAACAATACATCGGTAATATGGAGCAGCTACGAGTGAGCGAGAGGGAACATGCCCATTTGCGAGCGCTATGCCTGTTTTCACCAG ACGGCGCCCCAGACTTCCTAAGCAAGAAGCTTCGCGAGCTCCAATCGTCCGTGCTTCGCTCGCTGCGCGCTCTCTGCGCCGCCGACGAGGAGCGCTGCGCCACGCTACTGCTGCAGCTGCCCGTGCTGCGAGCCTTCACGGGACCCTTCCTAGAGGACGTGTTCTTCGTCGGCTTCGTCGGCGACGTCAGCATCGACGACGTCGTGCCGTACTTGCTCAACGCCGAGCGCTGA
- the LOC134675573 gene encoding nuclear receptor subfamily 2 group C member 2-like isoform X1, translated as MNCEVTKHHRNRCQYCRLQKCLACGMRSDSVQHERKPIVDKVKPERGEGLHERQAYSKLLGLAGQQGQINPKEEPSEFGAVSPAAPAINFALAAAVAFNKGNPVPGYLGAGDMEGARRQQLLLQTQLAKNLFKMGQFGAINEYLQSAYAAPEAPLAPQADAPQPEVVDPSAVLSTPESLTLHMALPGGAPPHLRLHAVCEAGARLLAAISRWLLAIPAARALPFEIQVTLLKKCWPELFVLGLAKLSSALQLTALLPQMVAHLQAVLRERAGNTECERERGAEITTADYSDERVSEVSSMLSRLQQYIGNMEQLRVSEREHAHLRALCLFSPDGAPDFLSKKLRELQSSVLRSLRALCAADEERCATLLLQLPVLRAFTGPFLEDVFFVGFVGDVSIDDVVPYLLNAER; from the exons ATGAACTGCGAGGTTACCAAGCACCACCGTAACCGCTGCCAGTACTGCAGGCTGCAGAAATGCCTCGCCTGCGGGATGCGGAGTGACT CGGTTCAGCATGAGAGGAAGCCGATCGTGGACAAGGTGAAGCCCGAGCGCGGCGAGGGTCTCCACGAGCGGCAGGCCTACTCTAAGCTGCTGGGTTTGGCTGGGCAGCAGGGACAG ATAAATCCAAAAGAAGAGCCGAGCGAATTCGGTGCGGTGTCGCCCGCAGCGCCTGCGATCAACTtcgcgctcgccgccgccgtcgccttCAACAAGGGGAACCCAG TGCCGGGCTATTTGGGCGCCGGCGACATGGAGGGCGCGCGGCGGCAACAACTCCTCCTGCAGACACAGCTTGCTAAAAACCTTTTCAAGATGGGACAATTCG GAGCTATCAATGAGTACCTGCAGTCCGCGTACGCGGCCCCGGAGGCGCCTCTCGCGCCCCAAGCTGATGCTCCACAACCTGaag TGGTGGACCCTTCAGCAGTCCTCTCAACCCCGGAGTCCCTGACATTACACATGGCACTTCCTGGAGGCGCACCGCCCCATCTAAGACTGCATGCAGTATGCGAGGCAGGGGCTAGACTTCTGGCCGCTATCAGTCGCTGGTTGCTGGCTATACCTGCTGCGAGGGCTTTACC ATTCGAGATCCAAGTGACCCTGCTCAAGAAATGCTGGCCCGAGCTTTTCGTACTAGGGCTGGCCAAGTTGTCGTCAGCATTGCAGCTgactgcattgctgccgcaGATGGTAGCGCACCTGCAGGCCGTGCTGCGCGAGCGAGCAGGCAACACTGAGTGCGAGAGAGAACGCGGCGCCGAG ATAACTACTGCGGATTATTCTGACGAGCGAGTATCTGAAGTGAGCAGCATGCTGTCTCGCTTGCAACAATACATCGGTAATATGGAGCAGCTACGAGTGAGCGAGAGGGAACATGCCCATTTGCGAGCGCTATGCCTGTTTTCACCAG ACGGCGCCCCAGACTTCCTAAGCAAGAAGCTTCGCGAGCTCCAATCGTCCGTGCTTCGCTCGCTGCGCGCTCTCTGCGCCGCCGACGAGGAGCGCTGCGCCACGCTACTGCTGCAGCTGCCCGTGCTGCGAGCCTTCACGGGACCCTTCCTAGAGGACGTGTTCTTCGTCGGCTTCGTCGGCGACGTCAGCATCGACGACGTCGTGCCGTACTTGCTCAACGCCGAGCGCTGA
- the LOC134675573 gene encoding nuclear receptor subfamily 2 group C member 2-like isoform X2 gives MRSDSVQHERKPIVDKVKPERGEGLHERQAYSKLLGLAGQQGQINPKEEPSEFGAVSPAAPAINFALAAAVAFNKGNPVPGYLGAGDMEGARRQQLLLQTQLAKNLFKMGQFGAINEYLQSAYAAPEAPLAPQADAPQPEVVDPSAVLSTPESLTLHMALPGGAPPHLRLHAVCEAGARLLAAISRWLLAIPAARALPFEIQVTLLKKCWPELFVLGLAKLSSALQLTALLPQMVAHLQAVLRERAGNTECERERGAEITTADYSDERVSEVSSMLSRLQQYIGNMEQLRVSEREHAHLRALCLFSPDGAPDFLSKKLRELQSSVLRSLRALCAADEERCATLLLQLPVLRAFTGPFLEDVFFVGFVGDVSIDDVVPYLLNAER, from the exons ATGCGAAGTGACT CGGTTCAGCATGAGAGGAAGCCGATCGTGGACAAGGTGAAGCCCGAGCGCGGCGAGGGTCTCCACGAGCGGCAGGCCTACTCTAAGCTGCTGGGTTTGGCTGGGCAGCAGGGACAG ATAAATCCAAAAGAAGAGCCGAGCGAATTCGGTGCGGTGTCGCCCGCAGCGCCTGCGATCAACTtcgcgctcgccgccgccgtcgccttCAACAAGGGGAACCCAG TGCCGGGCTATTTGGGCGCCGGCGACATGGAGGGCGCGCGGCGGCAACAACTCCTCCTGCAGACACAGCTTGCTAAAAACCTTTTCAAGATGGGACAATTCG GAGCTATCAATGAGTACCTGCAGTCCGCGTACGCGGCCCCGGAGGCGCCTCTCGCGCCCCAAGCTGATGCTCCACAACCTGaag TGGTGGACCCTTCAGCAGTCCTCTCAACCCCGGAGTCCCTGACATTACACATGGCACTTCCTGGAGGCGCACCGCCCCATCTAAGACTGCATGCAGTATGCGAGGCAGGGGCTAGACTTCTGGCCGCTATCAGTCGCTGGTTGCTGGCTATACCTGCTGCGAGGGCTTTACC ATTCGAGATCCAAGTGACCCTGCTCAAGAAATGCTGGCCCGAGCTTTTCGTACTAGGGCTGGCCAAGTTGTCGTCAGCATTGCAGCTgactgcattgctgccgcaGATGGTAGCGCACCTGCAGGCCGTGCTGCGCGAGCGAGCAGGCAACACTGAGTGCGAGAGAGAACGCGGCGCCGAG ATAACTACTGCGGATTATTCTGACGAGCGAGTATCTGAAGTGAGCAGCATGCTGTCTCGCTTGCAACAATACATCGGTAATATGGAGCAGCTACGAGTGAGCGAGAGGGAACATGCCCATTTGCGAGCGCTATGCCTGTTTTCACCAG ACGGCGCCCCAGACTTCCTAAGCAAGAAGCTTCGCGAGCTCCAATCGTCCGTGCTTCGCTCGCTGCGCGCTCTCTGCGCCGCCGACGAGGAGCGCTGCGCCACGCTACTGCTGCAGCTGCCCGTGCTGCGAGCCTTCACGGGACCCTTCCTAGAGGACGTGTTCTTCGTCGGCTTCGTCGGCGACGTCAGCATCGACGACGTCGTGCCGTACTTGCTCAACGCCGAGCGCTGA
- the LOC134675576 gene encoding carbonyl reductase [NADPH] 3-like — MATKVAIVTGSNKGIGFGIVRGLCKRFQGHVYLTSRNEQRGKTAVRKLKEESLYPNYHKLDVTKEESLELFRDYIQKQYGGIDVLVNNAAIAFRKDSTMPAIVQAERTLFVNYFSLLSTCEILFPLLRNGARVINVSSNLGHLSQIPSSTIRNKLKDENLTVDELSELMTQYVDATRQGAQLLKWGKSSYAVSKIGVVALTRIQQRMLNDRDIKVNAVHPGFVATDMTAHAGPLTIDEGAQPTLYLALDAPDSIRGEYVWSDKTVVDWEASEMPKHVKRNPVE, encoded by the exons ATGGCTACCAAAGTAGCCATAGTCACTGGTTCCAATAAGGGAATAGGCTTTGGCATTGTGAGGGGTTTGTGCAAAAGGTTCCAAGGCCACGTTTATCTCACGTCCAGAAACGAGCAGAGAGGAAAAACGGCAGTAAGAAAACTTAAAGAAGAAAGCCTTTATCCAAACTATCATAAGCTGGATGTCACTAAAGAAGAGAGTTTGGAACTATTCCGTGACTATATTCAAAAACAATATGGCGGAATAGATGTTTTAGTGAATAACGCGGCTATAGCGTTTAGAAAGGATTCTACAATGCCAGCGATAGTTCAGGCCGAACGCACGTTATTCGTCAATTATTTCTCTCTACTATCCACCTGTGAAATCCTCTTTCCTCTACTAAGGAATGGAGCTAGAGTTATAAATGTTTCCAGTAATTTAGGACATTTGTCTCAAATACCTAGTTCTACTATAAGGAATAAGTTGAAAGATGAGAATTTAACGGTAGATGAGTTGAGTGAGCTGATGACACAGTATGTGGATGCGACTCGGCAGGGGGCGCAGCTTTTGAAGTGGGGGAAATCTTCGTATGCGGTGTCCAAGATTGGGGTGGTGGCGTTGACGAGGATACAGCAGAGGATGTTGAATGATAGAG ATATAAAAGTAAACGCCGTGCACCCCGGCTTCGTGGCGACGGACATGACAGCGCACGCGGGTCCGCTGACCATCGACGAAGGCGCGCAACCAACTTTGTATCTAGCCCTCGACGCGCCGGACTCGATACGCGGCGAGTACGTGTGGAGCGACAAGACTGTCGTGGACTGGGAAGCGAGTGAAATGCCAAAGCATGTCAAAAGGAATCCAGTGGAGTAA